A portion of the Tamandua tetradactyla isolate mTamTet1 chromosome 16, mTamTet1.pri, whole genome shotgun sequence genome contains these proteins:
- the FUZ gene encoding protein fuzzy homolog isoform X3, with translation MGDGGAGGTVHLLCLAASSGVPLFCKSSRGGVPARQQLPFSVIGSLNGVHMFGQNLEVQLSSARTEDTTVVWKSFHDSITLIVLSSEEGTSELRLERLLQMVFGAMVLIVGLEELTNIRNVERLKKELREALSGFAEAAGTAFLSLVMSGRVVAATEGWWRLGMPEAVLLPWLLSSLPPQAARDYPVYLPHGSPTVPHRLLTLTLLPGLELCLLCGPRPPLSQLEPQLLERWWQPLLDPLRACLPLGPRALPAGFPLHADILGLLLLHLELRRCLFTVEPSGDKEPSPEHRRRLLRSFYTLVTATHFPPEPAAPEEKVEAAPQAPLPRACYLVSGPEEPGVGWRLVALQSGPRQLLLLLSPQSPSHGLRGLATHTLHALSPLL, from the exons ATGGGAGACGGAGGGGCGGGGGGCACTGTGCACCTGCTGTGCCTCGCGGCCTCCAGTGGAGTCCCCCTGTTCTGCAAGAGCAGCCGCGGCGGCGTCCCTGCCCGCCAGCAG CTCCCATTCTCCGTCATCGGTTCCCTCAATGGAGTCCACATGTTCGGGCAGAATCTGGAGGTGCAGCTGAGCTCTGCGAGGACCGAGGACACGACCGTAGTGTGGAAGAGCTTCCATGACAG CATTACCCTCATTGTTCTGTCATCTGAGGAGGGTACCTCGGAGCTGAGGCTGGAGAGACTACTCCAGATGGTGTTTGGGGCCATG GTTCTTATTGTGGGACTTGAAGAACTGACCAATATCCGCAACGTAGAAAGACTGAAGAAAGAGTTGAGG GAAGCCCTCTCGGGGTTTGCAGAGGCCGCAGGCACAGCCTTCCTCAGCCTGGTGATGTCGGGCCGGGTGGTGGCAGCCACAGAGGGGTGGTGGCGGCTGGGGATGCCCGAGGCCGTGCTACTGCCCTGGCTGCTGTCTTCCCTGCCTCCGCAGGCCGCCCGCGACTACCCGGTGTACCTGCCCCACGGGAGTCCCACG GTCCCGCACCGTCTCCTGACCCTGACGCTGCTGCCTGGCCTGGAGCTGTGCCTGCTCTGCGGGCCCCGCCCGCCCCTCAGCCAGCTGGAGCCGCAG CTTCTGGAGCGCTGGTGGCAGCCGCTGTTGGATCCCCTGCGGGCCTGCCTGCCGCTGGGGCCCCGAGCGCTACCTGCTGGCTTCCCTCTGCACGCCGACATCCTTGG GTTGTTGCTCCTTCACCTGGAACTGAGACGCTGCCTCTTCACCGTGGAGCCCTCGGGGGACAAAG AGCCTTCCCCTGAGCACCGCCGGCGCCTTCTCCGCTCCTTCTACACCCTGGTCACGGCCACGCACTTCCCACCAG AACCAGCAGCGCCGGAGGAGAAGGTGGAGGCAGCCCCACAGGCCCCACTGCCGCGAGCCTGCTACCTGGTGTCCGGACCCGAGGAGCCGGGTGTGGGCTGGCGGCTGGTGGCTCTGCAGTCAGGGCCCcggcagctgctgctgctgctgtcccCTCAGAGTCCCAGCCATGGGCTGCGGGGCCTGGCCACCCACACCCTGCACGCCCTCAGCCCGCTCCTCTGA
- the FUZ gene encoding protein fuzzy homolog isoform X1 encodes MGDGGAGGTVHLLCLAASSGVPLFCKSSRGGVPARQQLPFSVIGSLNGVHMFGQNLEVQLSSARTEDTTVVWKSFHDSITLIVLSSEEGTSELRLERLLQMVFGAMVLIVGLEELTNIRNVERLKKELRASYRLIDSFLGDSELIGDLTQCVDCVVPPEGTVLQEALSGFAEAAGTAFLSLVMSGRVVAATEGWWRLGMPEAVLLPWLLSSLPPQAARDYPVYLPHGSPTVPHRLLTLTLLPGLELCLLCGPRPPLSQLEPQLLERWWQPLLDPLRACLPLGPRALPAGFPLHADILGLLLLHLELRRCLFTVEPSGDKEPSPEHRRRLLRSFYTLVTATHFPPEPAAPEEKVEAAPQAPLPRACYLVSGPEEPGVGWRLVALQSGPRQLLLLLSPQSPSHGLRGLATHTLHALSPLL; translated from the exons ATGGGAGACGGAGGGGCGGGGGGCACTGTGCACCTGCTGTGCCTCGCGGCCTCCAGTGGAGTCCCCCTGTTCTGCAAGAGCAGCCGCGGCGGCGTCCCTGCCCGCCAGCAG CTCCCATTCTCCGTCATCGGTTCCCTCAATGGAGTCCACATGTTCGGGCAGAATCTGGAGGTGCAGCTGAGCTCTGCGAGGACCGAGGACACGACCGTAGTGTGGAAGAGCTTCCATGACAG CATTACCCTCATTGTTCTGTCATCTGAGGAGGGTACCTCGGAGCTGAGGCTGGAGAGACTACTCCAGATGGTGTTTGGGGCCATG GTTCTTATTGTGGGACTTGAAGAACTGACCAATATCCGCAACGTAGAAAGACTGAAGAAAGAGTTGAGG GCCAGTTACCGCCTCATAGACAGCTTCTTGGGGGACTCAGAGCTCATCGGGGACCTGACTCAGTGTGTGGATTGCGTGGTTCCTCCGGAGGGGACCGTCCTGCAG GAAGCCCTCTCGGGGTTTGCAGAGGCCGCAGGCACAGCCTTCCTCAGCCTGGTGATGTCGGGCCGGGTGGTGGCAGCCACAGAGGGGTGGTGGCGGCTGGGGATGCCCGAGGCCGTGCTACTGCCCTGGCTGCTGTCTTCCCTGCCTCCGCAGGCCGCCCGCGACTACCCGGTGTACCTGCCCCACGGGAGTCCCACG GTCCCGCACCGTCTCCTGACCCTGACGCTGCTGCCTGGCCTGGAGCTGTGCCTGCTCTGCGGGCCCCGCCCGCCCCTCAGCCAGCTGGAGCCGCAG CTTCTGGAGCGCTGGTGGCAGCCGCTGTTGGATCCCCTGCGGGCCTGCCTGCCGCTGGGGCCCCGAGCGCTACCTGCTGGCTTCCCTCTGCACGCCGACATCCTTGG GTTGTTGCTCCTTCACCTGGAACTGAGACGCTGCCTCTTCACCGTGGAGCCCTCGGGGGACAAAG AGCCTTCCCCTGAGCACCGCCGGCGCCTTCTCCGCTCCTTCTACACCCTGGTCACGGCCACGCACTTCCCACCAG AACCAGCAGCGCCGGAGGAGAAGGTGGAGGCAGCCCCACAGGCCCCACTGCCGCGAGCCTGCTACCTGGTGTCCGGACCCGAGGAGCCGGGTGTGGGCTGGCGGCTGGTGGCTCTGCAGTCAGGGCCCcggcagctgctgctgctgctgtcccCTCAGAGTCCCAGCCATGGGCTGCGGGGCCTGGCCACCCACACCCTGCACGCCCTCAGCCCGCTCCTCTGA
- the FUZ gene encoding protein fuzzy homolog isoform X4, which translates to MFGQNLEVQLSSARTEDTTVVWKSFHDSITLIVLSSEEGTSELRLERLLQMVFGAMVLIVGLEELTNIRNVERLKKELRASYRLIDSFLGDSELIGDLTQCVDCVVPPEGTVLQEALSGFAEAAGTAFLSLVMSGRVVAATEGWWRLGMPEAVLLPWLLSSLPPQAARDYPVYLPHGSPTVPHRLLTLTLLPGLELCLLCGPRPPLSQLEPQLLERWWQPLLDPLRACLPLGPRALPAGFPLHADILGLLLLHLELRRCLFTVEPSGDKEPSPEHRRRLLRSFYTLVTATHFPPEPAAPEEKVEAAPQAPLPRACYLVSGPEEPGVGWRLVALQSGPRQLLLLLSPQSPSHGLRGLATHTLHALSPLL; encoded by the exons ATGTTCGGGCAGAATCTGGAGGTGCAGCTGAGCTCTGCGAGGACCGAGGACACGACCGTAGTGTGGAAGAGCTTCCATGACAG CATTACCCTCATTGTTCTGTCATCTGAGGAGGGTACCTCGGAGCTGAGGCTGGAGAGACTACTCCAGATGGTGTTTGGGGCCATG GTTCTTATTGTGGGACTTGAAGAACTGACCAATATCCGCAACGTAGAAAGACTGAAGAAAGAGTTGAGG GCCAGTTACCGCCTCATAGACAGCTTCTTGGGGGACTCAGAGCTCATCGGGGACCTGACTCAGTGTGTGGATTGCGTGGTTCCTCCGGAGGGGACCGTCCTGCAG GAAGCCCTCTCGGGGTTTGCAGAGGCCGCAGGCACAGCCTTCCTCAGCCTGGTGATGTCGGGCCGGGTGGTGGCAGCCACAGAGGGGTGGTGGCGGCTGGGGATGCCCGAGGCCGTGCTACTGCCCTGGCTGCTGTCTTCCCTGCCTCCGCAGGCCGCCCGCGACTACCCGGTGTACCTGCCCCACGGGAGTCCCACG GTCCCGCACCGTCTCCTGACCCTGACGCTGCTGCCTGGCCTGGAGCTGTGCCTGCTCTGCGGGCCCCGCCCGCCCCTCAGCCAGCTGGAGCCGCAG CTTCTGGAGCGCTGGTGGCAGCCGCTGTTGGATCCCCTGCGGGCCTGCCTGCCGCTGGGGCCCCGAGCGCTACCTGCTGGCTTCCCTCTGCACGCCGACATCCTTGG GTTGTTGCTCCTTCACCTGGAACTGAGACGCTGCCTCTTCACCGTGGAGCCCTCGGGGGACAAAG AGCCTTCCCCTGAGCACCGCCGGCGCCTTCTCCGCTCCTTCTACACCCTGGTCACGGCCACGCACTTCCCACCAG AACCAGCAGCGCCGGAGGAGAAGGTGGAGGCAGCCCCACAGGCCCCACTGCCGCGAGCCTGCTACCTGGTGTCCGGACCCGAGGAGCCGGGTGTGGGCTGGCGGCTGGTGGCTCTGCAGTCAGGGCCCcggcagctgctgctgctgctgtcccCTCAGAGTCCCAGCCATGGGCTGCGGGGCCTGGCCACCCACACCCTGCACGCCCTCAGCCCGCTCCTCTGA
- the FUZ gene encoding protein fuzzy homolog isoform X2, translating into MGDGGAGGTVHLLCLAASSGVPLFCKSSRGGVPARQQLPFSVIGSLNGVHMFGQNLEVQLSSARTEDTTVVWKSFHDSITLIVLSSEEGTSELRLERLLQMVFGAMVLIVGLEELTNIRNVERLKKELRASYRLIDSFLGDSELIGDLTQCVDCVVPPEGTVLQEALSGFAEAAGTAFLSLVMSGRVVAATEGWWRLGMPEAVLLPWLLSSLPPQAARDYPVYLPHGSPTVPHRLLTLTLLPGLELCLLCGPRPPLSQLEPQLLERWWQPLLDPLRACLPLGPRALPAGFPLHADILGLLLLHLELRRCLFTVEPSGDKEPAAPEEKVEAAPQAPLPRACYLVSGPEEPGVGWRLVALQSGPRQLLLLLSPQSPSHGLRGLATHTLHALSPLL; encoded by the exons ATGGGAGACGGAGGGGCGGGGGGCACTGTGCACCTGCTGTGCCTCGCGGCCTCCAGTGGAGTCCCCCTGTTCTGCAAGAGCAGCCGCGGCGGCGTCCCTGCCCGCCAGCAG CTCCCATTCTCCGTCATCGGTTCCCTCAATGGAGTCCACATGTTCGGGCAGAATCTGGAGGTGCAGCTGAGCTCTGCGAGGACCGAGGACACGACCGTAGTGTGGAAGAGCTTCCATGACAG CATTACCCTCATTGTTCTGTCATCTGAGGAGGGTACCTCGGAGCTGAGGCTGGAGAGACTACTCCAGATGGTGTTTGGGGCCATG GTTCTTATTGTGGGACTTGAAGAACTGACCAATATCCGCAACGTAGAAAGACTGAAGAAAGAGTTGAGG GCCAGTTACCGCCTCATAGACAGCTTCTTGGGGGACTCAGAGCTCATCGGGGACCTGACTCAGTGTGTGGATTGCGTGGTTCCTCCGGAGGGGACCGTCCTGCAG GAAGCCCTCTCGGGGTTTGCAGAGGCCGCAGGCACAGCCTTCCTCAGCCTGGTGATGTCGGGCCGGGTGGTGGCAGCCACAGAGGGGTGGTGGCGGCTGGGGATGCCCGAGGCCGTGCTACTGCCCTGGCTGCTGTCTTCCCTGCCTCCGCAGGCCGCCCGCGACTACCCGGTGTACCTGCCCCACGGGAGTCCCACG GTCCCGCACCGTCTCCTGACCCTGACGCTGCTGCCTGGCCTGGAGCTGTGCCTGCTCTGCGGGCCCCGCCCGCCCCTCAGCCAGCTGGAGCCGCAG CTTCTGGAGCGCTGGTGGCAGCCGCTGTTGGATCCCCTGCGGGCCTGCCTGCCGCTGGGGCCCCGAGCGCTACCTGCTGGCTTCCCTCTGCACGCCGACATCCTTGG GTTGTTGCTCCTTCACCTGGAACTGAGACGCTGCCTCTTCACCGTGGAGCCCTCGGGGGACAAAG AACCAGCAGCGCCGGAGGAGAAGGTGGAGGCAGCCCCACAGGCCCCACTGCCGCGAGCCTGCTACCTGGTGTCCGGACCCGAGGAGCCGGGTGTGGGCTGGCGGCTGGTGGCTCTGCAGTCAGGGCCCcggcagctgctgctgctgctgtcccCTCAGAGTCCCAGCCATGGGCTGCGGGGCCTGGCCACCCACACCCTGCACGCCCTCAGCCCGCTCCTCTGA